Proteins from one Palaemon carinicauda isolate YSFRI2023 chromosome 26, ASM3689809v2, whole genome shotgun sequence genomic window:
- the LOC137620003 gene encoding uncharacterized protein, with product MDVKPLIDSAIKQGLTGTQIDEFVHRQLKLQIEYDEIRKKADEEREERVAKRELDKLERERKKADEERKHELELLKLKSSPDYTPDPNPIVDPLRSSLPKIPPFDETVDEIDLYIDRFERLAKFYKWKDDDYSMLLGTLLRGRALKIYCSLSSDIVNNFVSLKKALLKAFHINSNVYRRKFRDSIIDTDESFVQFNCKLGQYFDKWLELANVEKNYESVRDFMIFDQMLSSCSHDLRSFLLEQSLQNSCQLAESADRYLVAHGMKKCRKSNDKIPSKPHAKPLADNISKSPKVSNSVTKSDSNVKCHHCGEVGHIRPNCPVYKLNKKSDKVVPKIGVVLGREEKLHNCVTDTDGKIFDQSVEIVFDTGCNTVVVRDTLVPLNYPRGRKVKVYDYLGRPLYLNTVHTIVESKFFSGKVKAIVAPIRCADVIIGLIPGLKHNVDAGLSLINGDEFVSDRNVNVNVVTRAKAKDKVKERPMSSNLESLDKEYGLNSDEFSEYQKECPSLASIRKLLDNEESVTLKCRTVKYVNIGDLIYRKCLESSKPEDVGKLQLVVPIQYRNIIMKLAHESLLAGHFSSRKTIDKIMQKFYWPRASLDIHRFCKSCHSCQKFSSKPKKVPLVPMPIVNEPFSRIAIDLVGPITPCTKKGHKYILTVIDMATRYPEAVALRNIDTVSVAEALMEIFCRVALQAEVQPVIAITDNNCCELPSRDEDSGNYNFCESLSYDKINDLEGLLKSFTDVMSDTPGRTKTISHNIKLQSDEPIRAKNYPIPLSLLDEFNKEVDRMIDMDIIQPSTSDYCSPVVIVRKPNGSIRLCVDFRALNKYSEFDAEPMPSINDDLHKMNGAKYFTELDLSHLVKSPILMLPDVEKKFYLRTDASYHGLGAVILQDHDGVFKPVCYAGSSQAILTPSSSQESTLKNN from the exons ATGGATGTTAAACCATTAATTGACAGTGCAATTAAACAAGGCCTTACTGGTACTCAAATTGATGAATTTGTACATAGACAGTTAAAGCTTCAGATAGAATATGACGAGATCCGAAAGAAAGCagacgaagaaagagaagaaagagtcgcaaagcgtgagttagataaactagagagagagagaaagaaagcagacGAGGAGAGAAAACATGAATTAGAGTTACTTAAATTGAAATCTAGTCCTGATTACACTCCAGATCCTAATCCCATTGTTGATCCCTTAAGGTCTTCTTTGCCTAAAATTCCACCATTTGACGAGACCGTAGACGAAATAGACTTGTACATAGATCGCTTTGAGAGATTAGcgaaattttacaaatggaaagatgatGATTATTCAATGTTATTGGGAACTCTATTGCGTGGTCGAGCTTTGAAAATTTATTGTAGCTTGTCTAGCGATATTGTCAATAACTTTGTTTCACTTAAGAAAGCTCTGCTTAAAGCTTTTCACATAAATTCCAATGTATATCGAAGGAAGTTTAGAGATTCTATTATTGATACTGACGAAAGTTTTGTACAGTTCAATTGTAAATTGGGACAATATTTTGATAAGTGGTTGGAACTTGCAAATGTAGAGAAAAATTATGAATCTgttagagattttatgatttttgATCAAATGTTATCTAGCTGTTCTCATGATCTTCGTTCATTTTTGCTAGAACAGTCACTTCAGAATTCATGTCAACTTGCTGAGAGTGCAGATAGATATCTAGTTGCTCATGGTATGAAGAAATGCCGTAAGAGTAATGATAAGATTCCCTCTAAACCTCATGCTAAACCTCTTGCTGATAATATTTCAAAGTCTCCTAAAGTTTCGAATTCGGTAACTAAATCTGATTCTAATGTTAAATGTCATCATTGTGGTGAAGTTGGTCATATTCGTCCTAATTGCCCTGTgtacaaattaaataagaaatctgaTAAAGTAGTGCCTAAAATAGGTGTAGTACTTGGCCgtgaagaaaaattgcataatTGTGTAACTGATACCGATGGAAAGATTTTTGACCAGTCAGTTGAGATAGTTTTTGATACTGGGTGCAATACCGTGGTTGTTAGAGATACATTAGTACCTTTAAATTATCCTCGTGGCAGAAAAGTGAAAGTTTATGACTATCTTGGTAGACCTTTGTACCTAAATACAGTGCATACAATTGTTGAGTCTAAATTCTTTTCTGGTAAAGTTAAAGCTATTGTTGCCCCCATACGTTGCGCAGATGTCATTATTGGTCTTATACCTGGACTTAAACATAATGTTGATGCAGGTTTAAGTTTAATAAACGGTGATGAGTTTGTTTCTGATCGTAACGTTAACGTTAATGTTGTAACGAGAGCAAAAGCTAAGGATAAAGTAAAGGAACGTCCTATGTCTAGTAATCTTGAATCTTTGGATAAGGAATATGGTCTTAATTCTGATGAATTTAGTGAGTATCAAAAAGAATGTCCTTCACTTGCTAGTATCCGTAAGTTGCTTGATAACGAAGAAAGTGTAACCTTAAAATGTCGGACAGTTAAGTACGTAAATATTGGAGATTTAATATATCGCAAGTGTCTTGAAAGTAGTAAACCTGAAGATGTGGGAAAATTACAGTTAGTTGTGCCAATTCAGtaccgtaatataataatgaagttAGCACATGAGTCTTTGTTGGCGGGACACTTTTCATCTCGTAAGACTATAGATAAGATCATGCAGAAATTCTATTGGCCGAGGGCAAGCTTAGATATACATAGATTTTGTAAATCTTGTCATTCgtgtcaaaagttcagcagtaaaCCAAAGAAAGTACCTTTAGTGCCAATGCCCATTGTGAATGAACCTTTTTCACGTATTGCTATTGATCTAGTTGGTCCTATCACTCCTTGTACTAAGAAAGGTCATAAGTATATTCTTACGGTGATAGATATGGCTACTCGGTATCCCGAAGCAGTTGCTTTACGCAATATTGATACAGTTTCTGTAGCGGAGGCATTAATGGAGATATTTTGTAGAGTTG CTCTTCAAGCTGAAGTACAGCCTGTTATTGCCATTACTGACAATAATTGTTGTGAATTGCCATCAAGAGATGAAGACTCTGGTAATTataacttttgtgaatctttgtcatatgataaaattaatgatcttGAAGGTTTATTGAAGTCATTTACAGACGTCATGAGTGATACACCTGGTCGTACTAAGACTATTTCTCATAATATAAAATTGCAAAGTGATGAACCAATCAGAGCTAAGAATTACCCAATTCCTTTAAGTTTGCTCGATGAATTCAATAAGGAGGTAGATAGAATGATTGATATGGATATTATTCAACCTTCAACTTCTGATTATTGTTCACCCGTTGTTATTGTACGGAAACCTAATGGAAGTATACGTTTATGTGTTGATTTTAGAGCTCTTAATAAATATTCTGAATTTGATGCAGAACCGATGCCTAGTATAAATGacgatttacataaaatgaatggcgctaaatattttactgaattagacctat CTCATCTTGTAAAATCTCCTATCTTGATGTTGCCTGATGTAGAAAAGAAGTTTTATTTGCGAACAGATGCGTCTTATCATGGTTTGGGTGCAGTTATATTGCAGGATCATGATGGTGTGTTTAAACCAGTTTGCTATGCag